From Homo sapiens chromosome 6, GRCh38.p14 Primary Assembly, the proteins below share one genomic window:
- the RAET1L gene encoding UL16-binding protein 6 precursor — MAAAAIPALLLCLPLLFLLFGWSRARRDDPHSLCYDITVIPKFRPGPRWCAVQGQVDEKTFLHYDCGNKTVTPVSPLGKKLNVTMAWKAQNPVLREVVDILTEQLLDIQLENYTPKEPLTLQARMSCEQKAEGHSSGSWQFSIDGQTFLLFDSEKRMWTTVHPGARKMKEKWENDKDVAMSFHYISMGDCIGWLEDFLMGMDSTLEPSAGAPLAMSSGTTQLRATATTLILCCLLIILPCFILPGI, encoded by the exons ATGGCAGCAGCCGCCATCCCAGCTTTGCTTCTGTGCCTCCCGCTTCTGTTCCTGCTGTTCGGCTGGTCCCGGGCTAGGCGAGACG ACCCTCACTCTCTTTGCTATGACATCACCGTCATCCCTAAGTTCAGACCTGGACCACGGTGGTGTGCGGTTCAAGGCCAGGTGGATGAAAAGACTTTTCTTCACTATGACTGTGGCAACAAGACAGTCACACCCGTCAGTCCCCTGGGGAAGAAACTAAATGTCACAATGGCCTGGAAAGCACAGAACCCAGTACTGAGAGAGGTGGTGGACATACTTACAGAGCAACTGCTTGACATTCAGCTGGAGAATTACACACCCAAGG AACCCCTCACCCTGCAGGCAAGGATGTCTTGTGAGCAGAAAGCTGAAGGACACAGCAGTGGATCTTGGCAGTTCAGTATCGATGGACAGACCTTCCTACTCTTTGACTCAGAGAAGAGAATGTGGACAACGGTTCATCCTGGAgccagaaagatgaaagaaaagtgGGAGAATGACAAGGATGTGGCCATGTCCTTCCATTACATCTCAATGGGAGACTGCATAGGATGGCTTGAGGACTTCTTGATGGGCATGGACAGCACCCTGGAGCCAAGTGCAGGAG CACCACTCGCCATGTCCTCAGGCACAACCCAACTCAGGGCCACAGCCACCACCCTCATCCTTTGCTGCCTCCTCATCATCCTCCCCTGCTTCATCCTCCCTGGCATCTGA